The Veillonellales bacterium genome has a window encoding:
- a CDS encoding glycosyltransferase family 39 protein, translated as MYKKYVILGCIISINLLYNFFLPLHPDEAYYWVWSKNLQLSYYDHPPMVAYLIKLFTLFSDSEWTIRLVSVTAVSSTSWSIYLLARKMFSGKVAELSLILFLFIPLVQINYQVVTPDAPLLFFWALTLYFAYGAIFESKKNFFYWSGAAIGLMLLSKYTGILLVAGLFIFLLTTRYRPLLWHKSVYTTVSLALFVFLPVLLWNGLHDWASFYYQLEHGIGHKQMISWLTLAEFWESQAGIANPIFFTALLYYVCKCVRKNVTDAKLAFLLWPFLFVLLFFSFTAMTKKVEANWPLPAYITGTILLAYWLDVYRNKWVPATGIILTVILLVLVRFPEEVPLLPDRINLKTPYYGYKELFQSGSAYLPSTDLVILSDSYQNASMAWYYLKGRPEVYILTSSLPSNYDYWNEKLIGRTISEALYFGGPEKLPELQQKFERVEELDILTFNNRYMRRTLYVFKCYHLRVF; from the coding sequence ATGTATAAAAAATACGTCATTCTGGGTTGTATCATTTCCATTAATTTGCTCTATAACTTTTTTTTACCGCTTCATCCTGATGAGGCCTATTACTGGGTTTGGTCAAAAAATCTGCAGTTGTCCTATTATGACCATCCCCCCATGGTGGCTTATCTAATTAAACTGTTCACCTTGTTCAGCGACAGCGAGTGGACAATTCGTTTGGTCTCTGTCACAGCCGTTTCTTCTACTTCCTGGAGCATTTATTTGCTTGCGCGCAAAATGTTTTCCGGGAAGGTAGCTGAGCTCAGTTTGATTTTGTTTCTATTTATTCCACTTGTACAGATTAATTACCAAGTAGTGACTCCCGATGCGCCCCTCCTGTTTTTTTGGGCGCTAACTTTATATTTCGCGTACGGGGCGATATTTGAATCCAAAAAAAATTTTTTTTACTGGTCCGGCGCAGCAATCGGCCTGATGCTTCTGTCTAAATATACCGGGATACTGCTGGTTGCCGGACTTTTTATTTTTTTACTGACGACCCGTTATCGCCCGCTATTATGGCACAAATCGGTTTATACGACCGTTAGTCTGGCTCTTTTCGTGTTTTTACCTGTTTTATTGTGGAATGGGTTACATGACTGGGCTTCTTTTTATTATCAGCTTGAACACGGAATAGGGCACAAGCAAATGATCAGTTGGCTGACATTAGCCGAGTTTTGGGAAAGCCAGGCAGGGATTGCCAACCCAATTTTTTTTACAGCCCTGCTCTATTACGTTTGCAAATGTGTCCGAAAAAATGTTACTGATGCGAAACTGGCCTTTTTATTGTGGCCGTTTCTGTTCGTGCTTCTATTTTTCAGCTTTACAGCTATGACTAAGAAAGTTGAGGCTAACTGGCCATTGCCTGCCTATATAACAGGCACTATTTTATTGGCTTATTGGCTGGATGTTTATCGCAATAAATGGGTTCCTGCCACCGGCATAATTTTGACGGTCATTCTGTTAGTACTCGTCCGGTTCCCTGAAGAAGTCCCGCTATTGCCTGACCGGATTAATTTGAAGACTCCTTATTACGGTTATAAGGAGCTTTTCCAGTCAGGCAGTGCCTATCTACCCTCGACCGACCTTGTCATTTTGTCTGATTCCTACCAGAATGCTTCCATGGCCTGGTACTATCTTAAGGGGCGACCGGAAGTCTATATTCTGACAAGTTCCCTGCCCTCAAACTATGATTACTGGAATGAGAAACTGATAGGCAGGACCATTTCTGAAGCCCTGTATTTTGGCGGTCCGGAGAAACTGCCGGAACTTCAACAAAAGTTTGAACGAGTAGAAGAACTTGATATTTTAACCTTTAACAATCGTTATATGAGGCGTACGTTATATGTATTTAAATGTTACCATTTGCGAGTCTTTTAA
- a CDS encoding macro domain-containing protein, whose amino-acid sequence MIQVGNKTLIVKQGDITAETSDAIVNPANSTLIHGGGAARAIAIKGGAVIQRQSNEIIRKIGCLPVGKAVITDAGLLPSKFVIHTVGPQWGEGGEPEKLKKAIFSSLQLAELYNLRSLSLPAVSSGVFGFPKQECAKILMETAFEFLQQPDIGLEQIVMCNFDDETYQIFLAQEKRM is encoded by the coding sequence ATGATTCAAGTTGGCAATAAAACGCTGATTGTGAAGCAGGGCGATATTACGGCGGAAACATCGGATGCCATCGTAAATCCGGCCAACAGCACTCTGATCCATGGGGGAGGCGCCGCCCGGGCCATAGCGATCAAAGGCGGTGCCGTCATTCAGCGGCAAAGCAATGAAATTATCAGAAAAATCGGCTGCCTGCCGGTTGGGAAAGCGGTGATTACCGATGCGGGACTGCTGCCGAGCAAATTTGTTATTCATACCGTCGGCCCCCAATGGGGGGAGGGAGGAGAGCCGGAGAAACTGAAAAAAGCAATTTTCAGCAGTCTGCAGCTGGCTGAGTTGTACAATTTGCGGTCGCTTTCCCTGCCTGCCGTATCCAGCGGTGTCTTCGGCTTTCCCAAACAAGAATGTGCGAAAATATTAATGGAAACCGCCTTCGAATTTTTACAGCAGCCGGATATAGGATTGGAACAAATTGTTATGTGCAATTTTGATGACGAAACGTATCAGATATTTCTAGCCCAGGAGAAGAGAATGTAG
- the rsmA gene encoding 16S rRNA (adenine(1518)-N(6)/adenine(1519)-N(6))-dimethyltransferase RsmA translates to MIQPTIAKKEVTLHILKTFGIHMSKKLGQNFLIDESVVDGIVAAAELQADDAVLEIGPGIGTLTQGLAETGSHVVAVEIDRRLIEVLSQTLGGYENIRVVHGDILKIDISREMMAEHYKVVANLPYYITTPIILGLLEARLPISLLVTMIQKEVAERMTASPGGKNYGALSVAVQYFTEPEIMFIVPPRSFVPSPAVESAVIRCRVRQQPAVDVRDEKVFFRVVKGAFAQRRKTLSNALKTTGAGTETIHNALAAAEIDGSRRGETLSLAEFAAIANAWE, encoded by the coding sequence ATGATCCAGCCCACCATTGCTAAAAAAGAAGTTACCTTACATATTCTCAAAACTTTTGGTATTCATATGAGCAAGAAACTGGGACAGAATTTTTTAATTGATGAATCTGTCGTAGACGGTATTGTTGCTGCGGCTGAATTGCAGGCTGACGATGCTGTATTGGAAATCGGGCCGGGGATTGGCACGCTTACCCAGGGACTGGCTGAAACAGGCAGCCATGTGGTGGCGGTGGAAATTGACCGAAGGCTGATTGAGGTGCTCTCCCAGACGCTGGGTGGTTATGAAAATATCCGGGTCGTCCATGGCGATATTCTTAAAATCGACATTTCCCGGGAAATGATGGCAGAACACTACAAAGTTGTTGCTAATCTGCCGTATTATATCACCACGCCGATTATTCTCGGGCTGCTGGAAGCCCGGCTGCCGATCAGTCTGCTGGTGACTATGATTCAAAAGGAAGTGGCGGAGCGGATGACAGCCAGCCCGGGAGGCAAGAATTATGGCGCTTTATCCGTTGCCGTACAGTATTTTACCGAACCGGAAATCATGTTTATAGTTCCGCCCCGGTCGTTTGTTCCCTCGCCGGCAGTCGAATCGGCAGTCATCCGCTGCCGGGTGAGGCAGCAGCCGGCAGTGGATGTCCGTGATGAAAAAGTGTTTTTCCGGGTGGTGAAGGGAGCCTTTGCCCAACGCCGCAAGACATTGTCCAATGCGTTGAAAACCACCGGCGCAGGAACGGAAACAATACATAATGCCCTGGCAGCGGCAGAAATTGACGGTTCCCGACGGGGAGAAACGCTGTCTCTAGCGGAGTTTGCCGCCATTGCGAATGCCTGGGAGTGA
- the rnmV gene encoding ribonuclease M5 yields the protein MIKEVIVVEGKQDVQAVRRAVDAECIATGGFGLSPYCLQRIEQAYDKRGLIILTDPDSAGERIRGFLSQRFPAAKHAFVSRESATANDDVGVEQAAPEAIRQALAKVRYLEWQPAAEFTRADMTGAGLSGVASAASRRAAAGASLGIGYANGKSFLHRLNHYGVTREEFNRAIAKLGQVSEAEHDPAHHC from the coding sequence GTGATTAAAGAAGTAATTGTGGTGGAAGGAAAACAGGATGTACAGGCCGTTCGCCGGGCGGTGGACGCCGAATGTATCGCCACCGGCGGATTCGGCTTGTCGCCTTACTGTCTGCAAAGAATTGAACAGGCTTACGACAAACGGGGGCTGATTATTTTAACCGACCCGGATAGCGCCGGTGAGCGGATCCGGGGCTTTTTGAGCCAGCGGTTTCCCGCGGCCAAACATGCTTTTGTTTCCCGGGAATCTGCCACCGCCAATGATGATGTCGGAGTCGAGCAGGCTGCGCCGGAAGCCATCCGCCAAGCTTTGGCGAAGGTTCGTTATCTGGAATGGCAGCCAGCCGCTGAATTTACCCGAGCGGATATGACAGGGGCAGGGTTAAGCGGTGTTGCCTCTGCCGCCAGCCGCAGAGCTGCGGCTGGCGCCAGCCTTGGTATTGGTTATGCCAACGGGAAAAGTTTTTTGCACCGATTAAATCATTACGGAGTTACCCGCGAAGAATTCAACCGGGCTATTGCTAAATTGGGACAGGTATCGGAGGCAGAACATGATCCAGCCCACCATTGCTAA
- a CDS encoding 3D domain-containing protein: MTLFQPVKVRSGRMTLLIIALIIISLLATGFVWAHKTVHIVVDGSDLAISTLSGKPDAVLAQAGVTLAPQDEYRLSTPKLTDGTVIEVFRAVPVTLAYQGEDKILVTGKPTVGELAASLGIRKENVKLVPGENTRIQSGMIIQAIVISEKVIEREQVEPFPVVHQPDATLEKGIEEVAEEGQNGSKTVKIRQHFADGSVTGEEVLAETITTAPKPKIIRVGTRDTVETSRGAMRFKRTEVMEATAYLPTDGSSEGLTATGIPARQGIVAVDPDVIPLGARLYVPGYGLALAADTGGAIVGSRIDLCMESPYDAWRFGRRMVKVYVLE, from the coding sequence ATGACGTTATTTCAACCCGTAAAGGTGCGATCAGGGCGTATGACGCTGCTGATCATCGCGTTGATCATCATCTCGCTTTTGGCCACTGGTTTTGTGTGGGCACACAAAACAGTACATATTGTAGTTGATGGATCCGATTTAGCAATCAGCACGCTTAGCGGCAAGCCCGATGCTGTGTTGGCGCAAGCTGGGGTGACCTTAGCTCCGCAGGATGAGTACCGCCTGTCTACTCCTAAACTGACTGACGGTACGGTTATTGAGGTATTTCGTGCCGTACCGGTAACTTTGGCTTATCAGGGGGAAGACAAGATCCTGGTTACCGGAAAACCAACCGTCGGTGAATTAGCCGCCAGTTTGGGAATACGTAAGGAAAATGTTAAACTTGTGCCTGGCGAGAATACCCGGATTCAGTCCGGGATGATAATCCAGGCTATTGTCATTTCGGAAAAAGTGATTGAACGCGAACAGGTCGAACCTTTCCCGGTTGTGCACCAACCGGATGCTACTTTAGAAAAAGGCATTGAGGAAGTAGCGGAGGAAGGCCAAAATGGCAGCAAGACAGTTAAGATCAGGCAGCATTTTGCTGATGGCAGCGTCACGGGGGAAGAGGTTCTTGCCGAAACCATAACTACCGCTCCGAAACCAAAAATTATTCGTGTCGGGACGCGGGATACTGTGGAAACCTCTCGCGGTGCTATGCGGTTTAAACGCACCGAAGTCATGGAAGCTACCGCTTATCTGCCCACAGACGGGTCGTCGGAAGGACTCACGGCTACCGGAATACCGGCACGACAGGGTATCGTGGCTGTCGATCCGGATGTGATTCCTTTAGGCGCCCGGCTGTATGTACCCGGTTATGGATTAGCGCTGGCGGCTGATACCGGGGGAGCCATTGTCGGCAGCCGTATTGACTTGTGTATGGAAAGCCCGTATGATGCCTGGCGGTTTGGCAGGCGGATGGTAAAAGTGTATGTTCTCGAATAA
- a CDS encoding TatD family hydrolase produces the protein MLFDSHVHLDDEKFNDDREEVIARAKKNGVSWMINPGDSMASSARAIFLAEQHDAIYAAVGVHPHEAEAVEEGDYERLAAWTKQPKVVAIGEIGLDYYYDLSPREVQQRVMIRQLDVARQTGMPVIIHDRDAHGDILEILKKEGKGLQGVFHCFSGSWEMARIVLDLGFYLAVGGSLTFKNAAKLPAVVTAVPLERLLLETDCPYLTPRPYRGRRNEPAYVRLVAEEVARLRHMELSGLAEATTGNVRRLFSIK, from the coding sequence ATGCTGTTTGATTCCCATGTTCATCTGGATGATGAGAAGTTTAACGACGACCGAGAAGAAGTCATTGCCCGGGCCAAAAAAAATGGCGTATCCTGGATGATCAACCCCGGCGACAGTATGGCTTCCTCCGCCCGGGCCATTTTCCTGGCAGAGCAGCATGACGCTATCTATGCCGCGGTTGGCGTTCATCCCCATGAGGCGGAGGCAGTGGAAGAGGGGGATTACGAGCGGCTGGCAGCTTGGACGAAGCAGCCAAAAGTAGTGGCGATTGGCGAAATCGGCTTGGATTACTACTATGATTTGTCTCCCCGGGAGGTACAGCAGCGGGTAATGATTCGTCAGCTGGATGTGGCCCGGCAGACGGGGATGCCGGTTATCATTCACGACCGGGATGCCCACGGTGATATTCTGGAGATTCTTAAAAAAGAAGGCAAGGGGTTGCAGGGCGTTTTTCACTGCTTTTCCGGCAGCTGGGAAATGGCTCGGATTGTCTTGGATTTGGGATTCTATTTGGCGGTAGGGGGTTCCCTTACTTTTAAAAATGCCGCCAAACTGCCGGCAGTCGTCACTGCTGTGCCCCTGGAGCGATTGCTGCTGGAAACCGATTGTCCCTATCTGACGCCTCGTCCCTACCGGGGACGTCGTAATGAACCGGCCTATGTTCGGCTGGTTGCCGAAGAAGTGGCCAGACTGCGCCACATGGAGCTGTCCGGCTTGGCTGAAGCGACTACCGGGAATGTCCGGCGGTTGTTCAGCATCAAATAA
- the metG gene encoding methionine--tRNA ligase produces the protein MFERQDFSMEKKPFYITTPIYYPSDKLHIGHAYCTTIADSIARYKRLAGFDVFFLTGSDEHGQKIQRKAQENGITPLQYVDRIVASFQNLWRKLNISHDDFIRTTETRHREVVQAIFQKIYDQGDIYKAAYEGWYCTPCETFWLERQLEDGKCPDCHRPVEMLQEESYFFRMSKYQDRLLKFIEENPDFIQPVSRRNEMINFIKGGLEDLCVSRTTFDWGIPVPFDTKHVVYVWFDALVNYITAAGYLHDRDKFAKYWPADLHLVGKEIVRFHSIIWPIILMALGVELPKKVYGHGWLIVEGDKMSKSKGNVIDPIGLIDEFGADAIRYYLLREITLGMDGNFSRDALINRINADLANDLGNLLHRTLNMIGRFNHGIIEAPGASVPLDQELIKLARDTAAGYEKFMDAMDINDAIKQVWALIGRTNKYIDETSPWALAKDPAKKDRLNTVLYNLAETLRIVAILISPFMPGTSPRIWAQLGIKTDFTQVSLADAQAWGRLSAGTKVAKPEPIFPRIEANPAEAKVESKPAAPAEAAPTPEITIDEFAKMDLRVVKVLAAEKVKGADKLLQLTVDLGTEQRTIVSGIAKQYAPEELVGQTVVMVVNLKPAKIRGIVSRGMVLAASWEDKLKVVAVPDMPAGSKVK, from the coding sequence ATTTTTGAAAGGCAGGATTTCAGCATGGAGAAAAAGCCCTTTTATATTACTACCCCAATTTATTACCCCAGCGACAAACTACATATCGGGCATGCCTATTGCACGACAATTGCGGACTCGATAGCCCGTTATAAACGGTTGGCCGGGTTTGACGTTTTTTTTCTGACCGGTTCGGATGAACACGGACAGAAGATCCAACGTAAAGCGCAGGAAAATGGGATTACGCCGCTGCAATATGTGGATAGGATTGTCGCTTCATTCCAAAACCTATGGCGTAAATTGAATATTTCCCATGATGATTTTATTCGAACGACAGAAACCCGGCATCGGGAAGTGGTGCAGGCCATTTTTCAAAAAATTTACGACCAGGGCGATATTTATAAAGCTGCTTATGAAGGCTGGTACTGCACTCCCTGCGAGACTTTCTGGCTGGAGCGCCAGCTGGAAGACGGCAAGTGCCCGGACTGCCACCGACCGGTAGAAATGCTGCAGGAGGAAAGTTACTTCTTCCGCATGTCCAAATATCAGGATCGGCTGTTGAAGTTCATTGAAGAAAATCCGGATTTCATTCAGCCGGTTTCCCGGCGCAACGAAATGATTAATTTTATTAAAGGCGGACTGGAGGATCTGTGCGTATCCCGGACAACCTTTGACTGGGGAATTCCGGTTCCATTTGATACTAAGCATGTGGTGTATGTCTGGTTTGACGCTTTGGTCAACTACATTACAGCAGCCGGGTATCTTCATGACCGGGACAAATTTGCCAAATACTGGCCGGCGGATCTCCATCTGGTAGGAAAAGAAATCGTCCGGTTTCATTCCATTATCTGGCCGATTATTCTCATGGCGTTAGGGGTGGAACTGCCGAAAAAAGTATATGGTCATGGCTGGCTGATCGTCGAAGGAGATAAGATGTCAAAGTCCAAAGGCAACGTGATTGATCCCATTGGGTTGATTGATGAATTTGGCGCCGATGCCATTCGCTATTATCTGCTGCGGGAAATTACCCTGGGAATGGACGGAAACTTTTCCCGGGATGCCTTGATTAACCGAATTAACGCCGATCTGGCCAATGACCTGGGCAACTTGCTGCACCGGACGCTGAATATGATTGGCCGCTTCAATCACGGAATCATTGAGGCTCCCGGCGCCAGTGTTCCTCTGGATCAGGAGCTGATTAAACTGGCCCGGGATACGGCTGCCGGCTACGAAAAATTTATGGACGCTATGGATATTAATGATGCCATAAAACAGGTATGGGCATTAATCGGCCGAACCAATAAATATATTGACGAAACATCTCCCTGGGCGTTGGCGAAAGATCCGGCAAAGAAAGATCGCTTAAACACCGTCCTATACAACTTAGCCGAGACGCTGCGGATTGTGGCGATTCTGATTTCACCCTTTATGCCCGGCACATCGCCAAGAATTTGGGCCCAGTTGGGAATTAAAACCGATTTTACGCAGGTCAGTCTGGCGGATGCTCAGGCTTGGGGCCGTTTGTCTGCCGGAACGAAGGTGGCTAAACCGGAGCCTATATTTCCCCGGATTGAGGCGAACCCGGCTGAAGCGAAAGTCGAGTCTAAACCGGCTGCTCCGGCTGAAGCTGCACCAACGCCGGAAATTACAATTGATGAATTTGCCAAAATGGATTTACGGGTAGTTAAGGTACTGGCAGCGGAAAAAGTAAAAGGAGCGGACAAACTGCTGCAGCTGACCGTTGATTTAGGTACAGAGCAGCGCACCATCGTGTCCGGTATTGCCAAGCAATATGCACCGGAAGAATTAGTCGGGCAGACAGTGGTCATGGTCGTCAATCTGAAGCCGGCTAAAATACGCGGTATTGTATCCCGGGGCATGGTACTGGCCGCTTCCTGGGAGGACAAGCTGAAAGTGGTAGCTGTACCCGATATGCCGGCGGGCAGCAAGGTGAAGTAG
- a CDS encoding AbrB/MazE/SpoVT family DNA-binding domain-containing protein, with protein sequence MKSTGIVRKVDELGRVVIPIELRRTLDIEEKDALEIYVDSDRIILRKYEPACSCVFCGNADEVTNFKGKNVCKSCMEAMMQAAAV encoded by the coding sequence ATGAAATCAACTGGTATTGTACGTAAGGTGGACGAGCTGGGCAGGGTGGTTATTCCTATCGAATTGCGCCGGACTTTAGACATTGAGGAAAAAGATGCTTTGGAGATCTATGTCGACAGTGACCGTATTATTCTGCGAAAATACGAACCGGCTTGTTCCTGCGTGTTCTGCGGCAACGCTGATGAAGTAACCAATTTCAAAGGGAAAAATGTTTGCAAAAGCTGCATGGAAGCTATGATGCAGGCAGCAGCTGTCTAA
- the rsmI gene encoding 16S rRNA (cytidine(1402)-2'-O)-methyltransferase, translating to MSDKPGTLFLCATPIGNLEDMTYRAVRILQQSAVIAAEDTRRTRNLLNHFAIHTPLVSYHEHNKAGRGPELIGRLLRGEDVAVVSDAGLPGISDPGSDLVDLAIAAGITVTPLPGANAALSALVCSGLDTTLFTFIGFLPRTTKKRRELLAKLAGYPCTMILYEAPHRLKSTLTELRQAFGNRPAVAARELTKKFEEFLRGTLESLQEHFAAASPRGEFTLVIAGCPSALSGELPSQSAAEISPGQAVMALAAAGQDKKAAIRAVALARGIPKREVYQAVLLLEQGQ from the coding sequence TTGAGTGATAAACCCGGTACTTTATTTTTATGCGCCACACCGATTGGTAATCTGGAGGATATGACCTACCGGGCGGTGCGGATATTGCAGCAGTCAGCGGTGATTGCTGCCGAGGATACCCGGCGTACCCGTAATTTATTAAACCATTTCGCTATTCACACTCCCCTCGTCAGCTATCACGAGCATAATAAGGCCGGGCGGGGACCGGAACTCATCGGAAGGCTGCTGCGGGGAGAAGATGTGGCAGTAGTCAGTGATGCCGGACTGCCGGGGATTTCCGATCCGGGCAGCGATCTGGTTGACCTGGCCATTGCAGCTGGGATTACCGTGACTCCCCTGCCAGGGGCCAATGCGGCGCTGTCGGCACTGGTTTGTTCCGGGCTGGATACTACCTTGTTTACGTTTATTGGCTTTTTACCGAGAACAACAAAGAAACGGCGGGAACTGCTGGCGAAGTTAGCCGGTTATCCCTGCACGATGATTTTGTATGAAGCGCCTCACCGGTTGAAATCTACGCTGACAGAGCTAAGGCAGGCTTTTGGCAATCGCCCGGCAGTAGCTGCCCGTGAACTGACCAAGAAATTCGAGGAATTTCTTCGCGGCACGCTGGAAAGTCTGCAGGAGCATTTTGCCGCTGCCAGTCCCAGAGGAGAATTCACTTTAGTGATTGCCGGGTGTCCGTCAGCACTGTCAGGTGAACTGCCATCACAGTCGGCGGCTGAAATTTCGCCGGGGCAGGCGGTAATGGCTTTGGCCGCTGCCGGACAAGATAAGAAGGCGGCGATCCGCGCGGTAGCACTGGCAAGAGGCATTCCCAAACGGGAGGTATATCAAGCCGTTCTCCTGCTGGAACAGGGCCAGTAG
- a CDS encoding tRNA1(Val) (adenine(37)-N6)-methyltransferase → MWWKKKIMNEVPLNPGERLDDLLINDLKIIQHEAEFCFSLDAVLLAHFTTLKLGTTVVDLGTGTGVIPLLLTTRGAGRITGVELNEKMADMAARSVRLNGLDGQIQIRQGDFRQMKGLLPAGETGLVVANPPYRPVGGGFLNPRDSVAMARHEVTANLQDVVAAARYLVKFRGRVAMVHLPERLAEVLKVMSDSGIEPKRLQLVYPAVQRKPNILLVEGVRGARPGLDVLPPLVIYKNDGSYSDEILEYYK, encoded by the coding sequence ATGTGGTGGAAAAAGAAGATCATGAATGAAGTCCCGTTGAATCCGGGAGAACGCCTGGATGATTTGCTGATTAACGATTTAAAGATTATTCAGCATGAGGCTGAATTTTGTTTTTCTTTGGATGCAGTACTTTTGGCTCACTTTACCACTCTGAAGCTGGGGACAACAGTCGTTGATCTGGGGACAGGCACCGGGGTCATTCCCTTGCTGCTGACTACCCGGGGTGCGGGCCGAATTACCGGGGTTGAGCTGAATGAGAAAATGGCGGATATGGCAGCCAGAAGTGTCCGGTTAAATGGCCTTGACGGTCAAATTCAAATCCGGCAGGGAGATTTTCGCCAAATGAAGGGTCTGCTTCCGGCAGGAGAAACCGGTTTGGTCGTGGCCAATCCTCCCTATCGTCCGGTGGGCGGCGGCTTTTTAAATCCCCGGGACAGTGTTGCCATGGCTCGTCATGAGGTGACTGCCAATCTACAGGATGTTGTGGCGGCGGCCCGCTATTTAGTTAAGTTTCGCGGCCGGGTTGCCATGGTTCATTTGCCGGAGCGCCTGGCGGAGGTTCTAAAGGTGATGAGTGATTCCGGTATTGAACCGAAACGGCTGCAGCTGGTGTATCCGGCAGTTCAACGGAAGCCCAATATATTGCTGGTGGAAGGCGTGCGGGGTGCCAGGCCGGGACTGGATGTGCTGCCGCCCCTGGTGATCTATAAAAATGACGGTAGCTACAGTGATGAAATCCTGGAATATTATAAGTGA
- a CDS encoding stage 0 sporulation family protein, with translation MQTVVGVRFKKAGKIYYFSPGLLKLAAGNFVIVETARGLEHGEVVIDPREVPESSIVAPLKTVQRKATPQDEQKISENEAKEKEAFEICEQKIKSHGLPMNLVDVEYTFDVNKIVFYFTAEGRIDFRELVKDLAAVFRTRIELRQIGVRDEAKMMGGIGCCGRPLCCATFLGDFEPVSIRMAKEQNLSLNPTKISGICGRLMCCLKYESDCYGGCCKKITPPAVGRKVVTIDGEGKVVSLNNNKKTAVVQLEQGKTVVISWGDVVEKEDHE, from the coding sequence GTGCAAACAGTAGTTGGGGTGCGTTTTAAGAAAGCCGGTAAAATATATTATTTCAGCCCGGGGCTGCTAAAATTGGCCGCCGGGAATTTTGTTATTGTGGAAACGGCCAGAGGACTGGAGCATGGCGAAGTGGTTATCGACCCGCGGGAAGTGCCGGAAAGCAGCATTGTAGCGCCTCTTAAGACTGTACAGCGGAAGGCTACCCCCCAGGACGAACAAAAAATTAGCGAAAATGAGGCCAAAGAAAAAGAAGCCTTTGAAATTTGTGAGCAAAAGATTAAGTCCCATGGTTTACCGATGAACTTGGTGGATGTGGAATATACTTTTGATGTGAATAAAATTGTTTTCTATTTTACGGCCGAAGGACGGATCGATTTCCGGGAATTGGTAAAAGATCTGGCGGCTGTATTCCGTACCCGCATTGAACTGCGGCAGATCGGTGTGCGGGATGAGGCGAAGATGATGGGGGGGATCGGCTGCTGCGGCCGTCCTTTGTGCTGCGCTACCTTTTTAGGCGATTTTGAACCGGTGTCCATCCGCATGGCGAAGGAGCAGAACTTATCGTTGAATCCAACGAAAATTTCCGGCATTTGCGGCCGTTTGATGTGCTGCCTGAAATATGAAAGCGATTGCTACGGCGGCTGCTGCAAAAAGATTACGCCGCCGGCAGTTGGCCGGAAAGTAGTGACCATCGACGGCGAAGGGAAAGTAGTTTCCCTTAATAATAATAAAAAGACGGCGGTTGTACAGCTGGAACAAGGAAAAACTGTCGTGATTTCCTGGGGAGATGTGGTGGAAAAAGAAGATCATGAATGA